One Longimicrobium sp. genomic window carries:
- a CDS encoding nucleotidyltransferase domain-containing protein, protein MTPKGTRQSHAGGLAELLASPAFARLLLHFAMRDDDEPEHVRGLQRHCGLSMSSLTRELRRLESRGLVRRIENDGRVLYRVDDDHRGWKTLRRLIRDFADPTEVVEAAIAGAEGIQLAFVFGSTARGDARGDSDVDVLVVGDLGPDSRLGHLAAEASMLLDRDVEIRTYTPEKLARQVAAGNAVLRRILDGPKRWIVGDDALLAEVAG, encoded by the coding sequence ATGACGCCGAAGGGAACCAGGCAATCGCACGCGGGGGGGTTGGCCGAGCTGCTGGCTTCACCGGCGTTCGCCCGGCTGCTCCTTCATTTCGCGATGCGCGACGACGACGAGCCCGAGCACGTGCGGGGCTTGCAGCGGCACTGCGGGTTGTCGATGAGCTCGCTGACCCGCGAGCTCAGGCGGCTCGAGTCGCGCGGCCTGGTGCGGCGCATCGAGAACGACGGCCGTGTGCTCTACCGGGTGGACGACGATCATCGCGGCTGGAAGACGCTCCGCCGGCTGATCCGCGACTTCGCCGATCCCACCGAAGTGGTGGAGGCGGCGATCGCCGGGGCGGAGGGCATTCAACTGGCGTTCGTGTTCGGCTCCACGGCGCGCGGCGACGCCCGGGGAGACAGCGACGTCGACGTGCTGGTGGTCGGCGATCTTGGGCCCGATTCGCGGTTGGGCCATCTTGCGGCGGAGGCATCGATGCTGTTGGACCGGGACGTGGAAATCCGAACCTATACCCCCGAAAAGCTCGCCCGGCAGGTGGCGGCGGGGAACGCCGTGCTCCGGCGGATCCTGGACGGGCCCAAGCGGTGGATCGTGGGCGACGACGCGCTGCTGGCGGAGGTGGCGGGATGA
- a CDS encoding sensor histidine kinase, which yields MNALAAGEAFFALGVTVFSALTLLLFNPRSAGVRWYALFQLCIATWLFAQGMGFATGEWSTWRPWMSGAVHLAPGFFLAFALMQTVRSLPYALGAIGLGFALLPLDQRSLTMSYAEPLLVVWTIGGWVLATWLFVRIMRREPRTSAAERRLGRTLLLGIVMVMPIGILSSVLTRGALGIYVMPLAMVWIQLLLFVGVARLRFYNIEVRAVRTGELAAAAAEQERLAVVGELSASLAHEIRNPLTGVRSLAQRLAEEEIPDDKRRRYASVILEEVGRVERLVANLLGIARRAPRVRDAGESTPLGPLFEDLGLLVAGRAEKAGVRLHLDARGLTAPGAREPLAQALLNLLLNAVAASPAGGTVSLAAREVSGGLEIMVRDAGPGVARDQRELIWEPFHTSGAGTGLGLAVVRRLSREEGWTAEVGDAAGGGAEFRIVIPAASLPSTQPVSA from the coding sequence ATGAATGCACTGGCCGCGGGAGAGGCGTTCTTCGCATTGGGCGTCACCGTCTTTTCCGCGCTCACGCTGCTGCTGTTCAATCCGCGCAGCGCCGGCGTGCGGTGGTACGCGCTCTTCCAGCTGTGCATCGCCACCTGGCTGTTCGCGCAGGGGATGGGGTTCGCCACGGGCGAGTGGAGTACGTGGCGCCCGTGGATGAGCGGCGCCGTGCACCTGGCGCCGGGGTTCTTCCTGGCGTTTGCGCTGATGCAGACGGTGCGCTCGCTGCCCTATGCACTGGGCGCCATCGGGCTTGGGTTCGCGCTGCTGCCGCTGGACCAGCGCTCGCTGACGATGAGCTATGCCGAGCCGCTCCTGGTCGTGTGGACGATCGGCGGGTGGGTGCTGGCGACCTGGCTCTTCGTACGGATCATGCGCCGCGAGCCCCGCACCTCCGCGGCCGAGCGCCGGCTGGGGCGTACGCTGCTCCTGGGGATCGTGATGGTGATGCCCATCGGCATCCTGAGCAGCGTGCTCACCCGCGGGGCGCTGGGCATTTACGTGATGCCGCTGGCGATGGTGTGGATCCAGCTGCTGCTGTTCGTGGGCGTGGCGCGGCTGCGCTTCTACAACATCGAGGTGCGCGCCGTCCGCACAGGCGAGCTGGCCGCGGCCGCGGCGGAGCAGGAGCGGCTGGCCGTCGTGGGCGAGCTGAGCGCCTCGCTGGCGCACGAGATCCGCAACCCGCTCACCGGCGTGCGGTCGCTCGCGCAGCGGCTGGCGGAGGAGGAGATCCCGGACGACAAGCGGCGGCGGTATGCGTCGGTGATCCTGGAGGAGGTGGGCCGCGTGGAGCGGCTGGTGGCCAACCTGCTGGGCATCGCCCGGCGCGCCCCGCGGGTGAGGGATGCGGGGGAGAGCACGCCGCTGGGCCCGCTGTTCGAGGACCTGGGGCTGCTGGTAGCGGGCCGCGCGGAAAAGGCCGGCGTGCGCCTCCATCTTGATGCCCGCGGGCTGACGGCGCCCGGCGCGCGCGAGCCGCTGGCGCAGGCGCTATTGAACCTGCTGCTGAACGCAGTCGCGGCCTCGCCCGCCGGAGGCACGGTTTCGCTCGCCGCGCGCGAGGTGTCGGGCGGCCTGGAGATCATGGTGCGCGACGCGGGGCCCGGGGTGGCGCGCGACCAGCGCGAGCTCATCTGGGAGCCCTTCCACACGAGCGGCGCGGGCACCGGCCTCGGCCTCGCCGTCGTACGCCGCCTGTCGCGCGAGGAAGGCTGGACGGCCGAGGTGGGCGATGCCGCCGGTGGCGGCGCCGAGTTCCGCATCGTCATCCCGGCAGCCAGCCTCCCATCAACGCAGCCGGTAAGTGCGTG
- a CDS encoding carboxypeptidase regulatory-like domain-containing protein has protein sequence MTRSHFAAALTALFMAAVPAAAQSADDPPLPLLTGRVVDRASGAAVPDAIIYVGSVDQAIAAGEDGLFRIRLKPGYYQVQVSRLGYADLTTSVSISADDRSLTIEMEAEPVLLERVQVFGNRLKSRRNSRPVSSVVFDRREMVASAAPDVLEFVRTRVGLTRATCRGSSMTPCAYVRGEALPVAVTVDEMPAIGGLDALAMYRGDELHMVEVYGGGRLVKVYTVAYVEHAARRGWYPM, from the coding sequence ATGACGCGCTCCCACTTTGCCGCCGCGCTCACCGCGCTGTTCATGGCCGCGGTCCCCGCGGCCGCGCAATCCGCGGACGATCCCCCCCTTCCCCTGCTGACCGGGCGCGTGGTGGACCGCGCTAGCGGTGCCGCCGTCCCGGACGCCATCATCTACGTCGGTTCCGTGGACCAGGCGATCGCGGCGGGCGAGGACGGCCTCTTCCGGATTCGCCTGAAGCCGGGGTACTACCAGGTGCAAGTGAGCCGCCTGGGGTATGCGGATCTCACCACGTCGGTTTCCATCAGCGCCGACGACAGGAGCCTCACGATCGAAATGGAGGCCGAGCCGGTGCTGCTGGAGCGCGTGCAGGTGTTCGGCAACCGGCTGAAGAGCCGCCGCAACTCCAGGCCCGTGTCGTCGGTGGTGTTCGACCGGCGGGAGATGGTGGCGTCTGCCGCGCCCGACGTGCTGGAGTTCGTCCGGACGCGGGTGGGGCTTACCCGTGCGACCTGCCGCGGCTCGAGCATGACGCCCTGCGCGTACGTGCGTGGCGAGGCCCTTCCCGTTGCCGTCACGGTCGATGAGATGCCGGCGATCGGCGGGCTCGACGCGCTGGCGATGTATCGCGGCGACGAACTGCACATGGTGGAAGTCTACGGCGGTGGCAGGCTCGTGAAGGTGTACACGGTGGCGTACGTGGAGCACGCCGCTCGCCGGGGCTGGTACCCCATGTAA